In Phaseolus vulgaris cultivar G19833 chromosome 7, P. vulgaris v2.0, whole genome shotgun sequence, the genomic stretch ATATATACTGTACAGAAAGCAGTTAAAGTATTTTGGATTGGGATTACCATTTGCATGGCATGAAAAAAGTTATGATATTTGCATGGAAAAGATTCAACAAGATGACTTATTCTGTTTCATTTGAAATTTTCTATTGCTGTACCAAGTCTGAACTGTAAAGGTCTGAACATGAAgatttctcttcattttttactcgtgttaacttttttttatgtacGTAAGtatcattatttatatatagttcCCGATTACTTAAGATCTAAATTctgaaatagaaaatatttcGGATGTAGTGATGGAAAGTAGGATCACAATTGTATATAAATTTGAAGTAAAGACAAAATGTATAATTTGTGTATAGGGTTTGAACAAATAGCATGAGTATAATGATAAGAACTAAATCCATGGATTGTCACGGGCTTTGGTTAACAAGAGCTAAAAATGAACACTGATATGAATTgatattaacattatttaaaaGCAACTGGATAAAAGCAAACAACATAGCAGGCCATGGCAATTTATGTTCTTTACTCAGCCGGCAAACACTTTTAGTCAGCTCTTATACTCTCTCACGCAACTCACTTACACTTCAATTTTGTTAACCAGATGTTCCTagtattttttatgttattctgttctttctttgtttttgtCTGCTTTCAATGAGTGATTGATTCTATATCAGTGTTCAAGTTCACTCGGCCCTGCTGGACCCCTCCAGAAAATGAGTCCACTCCGCCACTTCCAAATTCCAGTATTAAACTATGGCCGGCCACAACATATGCATGGCTGCCACGTTTCTCCATCCTTTTCTCTAAAAACTATCATTAGTCATTCTCCAATGCCCATAAACTCAAACTAGTTATTCACCACTTGCAAATCACTTTGCTTCTAGTTCTACAATTCAGAAGCTTAAGCCATGTTCTACTTCCTCAAAAGATTGTGCCTTCTATGTTTCCTTTTACTATCCTTGGAAGTTTCACTCTGGTCGTGTGCTTCACACACAGACTTGGCTTCTTGCTTGCTTAATCACAATATCAAAAACTTTACCACTCTCCCTTACAAAGAACATGACCAACCCTCTTCCCATGATTACTTcaaaattcttaatttttcCATCCAAAATCTTCGGTTCGCAGAACCCGTGATTCCTAAGCCAATAGCCATTGTATTGCCAGGGAGTTTGGAGCAGCTGCAGAAAAGTGTAGCATGCAGTAGAGAAAGTTCCATGGAGATCAGAGTAAGATGTGGCGGACACAGCTATGAAGGGACTTCGTATGTGGCTGATGATGGCACTCCTTTTGTGATCATTGACATGATGAATTTGAACCATGTTTGGGTGGACATGGAGACAGAAACAGCCTGGGTTGAAGGTGGTGCAACATTGGGAGAGACTTACTATGCAATCTCTCAAGCAAGCAATGAATATGGATTCTCAGCTGGGTCATGTCCAACTGTTGGCGTCGGAGGACACATTGGTGGTGGTGGTTTTGGGTTGTTGTCTAGAAAATATGGTCTTGCAGCGGACAACGTAGTGGATGCCCTTCTCGTTGATGCTGATCAAAATTTGTTGGACCGTGAAACCATGGGAGAAGATGTGTTTTGGGCTATtagaggaggaggaggtggtCTTTGGGGGATCATTTATGCCTGGAAAATCCAGTTGTTGAAAGTGCCACAGGTTGTAACCAGTTTCACTGTATCAAGAACAGGCACAAAAAGTCATGTTGCCAATCTGGTGCACAAATGGCAATATGTGGCACCCAACTTGGAAGATGACTTCTATTTGTCATGCTTTGTTGGTGCTGGTTTGCCCCAAGCTAAAACCAAAGGGTTATCACTAACACTTAATGGTTTCTATCTTGGTCCTAAAACCGATGCCATATCCATTCTACACCATGCTTTTCCAGAGTTGGGTGTTACAGAAGAAGAATGCATAGAAATGAGTTGGATTCAGTCAATTGTTTTCTTCTCTGGCCTAAGTGATGGAGCGTCGGTCTCTGACTTGAAAAACAGGTATGTGCAAGAAAAAGAATATTTCAAGGCCAAATCAGATTATGTAAAAAACCATATTCCTCTTGTGGGCAT encodes the following:
- the LOC137828675 gene encoding berberine bridge enzyme-like D-2 gives rise to the protein MFYFLKRLCLLCFLLLSLEVSLWSCASHTDLASCLLNHNIKNFTTLPYKEHDQPSSHDYFKILNFSIQNLRFAEPVIPKPIAIVLPGSLEQLQKSVACSRESSMEIRVRCGGHSYEGTSYVADDGTPFVIIDMMNLNHVWVDMETETAWVEGGATLGETYYAISQASNEYGFSAGSCPTVGVGGHIGGGGFGLLSRKYGLAADNVVDALLVDADQNLLDRETMGEDVFWAIRGGGGGLWGIIYAWKIQLLKVPQVVTSFTVSRTGTKSHVANLVHKWQYVAPNLEDDFYLSCFVGAGLPQAKTKGLSLTLNGFYLGPKTDAISILHHAFPELGVTEEECIEMSWIQSIVFFSGLSDGASVSDLKNRYVQEKEYFKAKSDYVKNHIPLVGIETALDILEKEPKGYVILDAYGGKMHNISNDAIAFPHRRGNLFTIQYLIYWKEADKEKSSDYVDWIRGFYDAMSPFVSSAPRAAYINYMDFDLGVRKRIRSYGDVEDGVENARDWGEKYFLSNYDRLVRVKTMVDPNNVFTNEQGIPPLSLASPSFKAQNK